One genomic segment of Musa acuminata AAA Group cultivar baxijiao chromosome BXJ3-3, Cavendish_Baxijiao_AAA, whole genome shotgun sequence includes these proteins:
- the LOC135634352 gene encoding uncharacterized protein LOC135634352: protein MNRTSSFRVWNGSVSDHGRRHFYYFLYPLRSAQFRLASIIVLAWTLAYSTHAILNCFRLHLIWTQSYRQTIRLQPAILFIQSQNACQLHVALNGCVRFCFNGLPLLTSGDGEEEGRVRRERRTHCSFLPRGNFFHL, encoded by the exons ATGAACC GTACTTCTTCATTCAGGGTTTG GAATGGTTCGGTGTCTGACCATGGAAGAcgacatttttattattttctttacccACTGAG ATCAGCACAGTTTAGGCTAGCCAGCATTATTGTCTTGGCATGGACTTTGGCATACTCGACACATGCAATCCTTAATT GTTTTAGATTACATCTCATATGGACACAATCTTACAGACAAACAATAAGGCTGCAGCCAGCTATACTGTTTATACAGAGCCAAAATGCTTGTCAACTGCATGTGGCCTTAAATGGATGTGTAAGATTTTGCTTCAACGGACTGCCATTACTTACTTCAGGGGAtggagaggaggaaggaagagtaAGAAGAGAAAGGAGGACGCATTGCTCCTTCCTTCCACGCGGAAACTTTTTCCACTTGTAA